A genomic region of Gossypium hirsutum isolate 1008001.06 chromosome D01, Gossypium_hirsutum_v2.1, whole genome shotgun sequence contains the following coding sequences:
- the LOC107917972 gene encoding transcription factor GTE4 isoform X1 translates to MATGKTEGEESKNDNKVYTRKTHNKPKNPSFFPHQSSEQTLPTTTTADYHNSSRQLPPQHFDAVASDDSSSHNQLQRGAQNATNGTATSGHVRYDNLVKINLSVLSKNDVRVLQRKLTRELEQVRGLLKKFDAKEGRFSGGYSNSRVLGNEDVDRCGGSLVRMNSDVGSVGLPSSRPFHGLSVSVEENDRSNNGNGGGNGSEFVEKEKRTPKANQYYKNSDFVLGKEKLKPVENKKKMKPNVGKNNVRQVGDGVASEKLSSRMFKSCSNLLGKLMKHKFGWVFNKPVDVKGLGLHDYYSIVKHPMDLGTVKTRLNKNWYKSPREFAEDVRLTFSNAMLYNPKGQDVHVMADTLSGLFEEKWAAIGSESNLNRRFERSHDYSLPTPTSRRIPAPAPAPAPIQSHGPPALAHSSLPLEARTLERSESMTMPVDPKSRDVDLTPSDRIGVPKKSKIKDPEKRDMTYEEKQRLSVDLQNLPSEELDSIVQIIKRRNAALFQQEDEIEVDIDSVDPETLWELDRFVTNYKKSLSKIQKNAEVALQANTEDDHNIQETNLEPPANKVSKVAETAAERIVPTSPPIHGKRQQNEESGSSSSSSSSSDSGSSSSGSDSDNSS, encoded by the exons ATGGCTACAGGGAAAACTGAAGGTGAAGAATCAAAGAACGACAACAAAGTTTATACCAGGAAAACCCACAACAAGCCCAAAAATCCCTCTTTTTTCCCTCACCAATCTTCTGAGCAAACTCTACCCACCACTACTACAGCTGATTATCACAACTCCTCTCGGCAGCTGCCACCCCAACACTTCGATGCCGTGGCGTCAGATGATTCGTCTAGCCATAATCAGTTGCAGCGGGGTGCACAAAATGCTACCAACGGGACTGCAACTTCTGGGCATGTAAGATATGACAACCTTGTTAAGATTAACTTGAGTGTTCTGTCCAAGAACGATGTTAGAGTTTTGCAGAGGAAGTTAACTAGAGAACTTGAGCAAGTTAGGGGTTTACTTAAGAAATTTGATGCTAAAGAAGGTAGGTTTAGTGGTGGTTATTCGAATTCGCGGGTCTTAGGGAATGAGGATGTTGATAGATGTGGTGGAAGTTTAGTTAGAATGAACTCGGATGTCGGTTCTGTGGGATTGCCTAGTTCAAGGCCTTTTCATGGATTATCTGTGTCAGTGGAAGAGAATGATCGGAGTAACAATGGCAATGGTGGTGGGAATGGGAGTGAGTTTGTGGAGAAAGAGAAGAGAACCCCAAAAGCTAATCAGTATTATAAGAACTCGGACTTTGTTTTAGGGAAGGAGAAGTTGAAGCCTGTAGAGAATAAGAAGAAGATGAAACCAAATGTTGGGAAGAATAATGTGAGACAAGTGGGAGATGGGGTTGCATCAGAGAAGTTATCAAGTCGGATGTTTAAGAGTTGTAGTAATTTGTTAGGGAAGTTAATGAAGCATAAGTTTGGTTGGGTTTTTAATAAACCGGTGGATGTGAAGGGGCTTGGGTTGCATGATTATTATTCAATTGTTAAGCATCCTATGGATTTGGGTACGGTGAAGACTAGGTTGAACAAGAATTGGTACAAGTCACCTAGGGAGTTTGCGGAGGATGTGAGACTAACTTTCAGTAATGCAATGCTGTATAACCCGAAAGGACAGGATGTGCATGTTATGGCAGATACATTGTCAGGGCTATTTGAAGAAAAATGGGCAGCTATAGGGTCTGAGTCTAACCTTAATAGGAGGTTTGAAAGGAGTCATGATTACAGTTTGCCAACTCCCACTTCAAGGAGAATTCCAGCTCCAGCTCCAGCTCCAGCACCAATTCAATCTCATGGCCCTCCTGCTCTAGCTCATTCATCACTACCATTAGAAGCTAGGACTCTTGAGAGGTCAGAATCCATGACAATGCCTGTTGACCCCAAATCAAGAGATGTGGACTTGACTCCTAGTGATAGGATTGGAGTAccaaagaaatccaagataaaggATCCTGAGAAGAgggatatgacttatgaggagAAGCAGAGACTCAGTGTAGACCTTCAGAACTTGCCTTCAGAGGAACTTGATAGCATTGTCCAGATTATTAAGAGGAGGAATGCGGCACTTTTTCAGCAAGAAGATGAGATTGAGGTGGATATCGATAGTGTTGATCCAGAAACGCTTTGGGAACTAGATAGATTTGTGACTAACTATAAAAAGAGTTTGAGCAAAATCCAGAAAAATGCTGAAGTTGCTCTTCAAGCAAATACTGAAGATGACCATAATATTCAGGAGACT AATCTGGAACCACCTGCTAATAAGGTATCAAAAGTAGCCGAAACAG CAGCGGAGAGGATTGTTCCTACATCACCTCCTATTCATGGAAAAAGGCAACAAAATGAAGAGAGTGGATCAAGTAGTTCAAGCAGTTCTAGCAGTGACTCTGGATCTTCATCAAGTG GTTCTGACAGTGATAATTCATCTTGA
- the LOC107917972 gene encoding transcription factor GTE4 isoform X2, protein MATGKTEGEESKNDNKVYTRKTHNKPKNPSFFPHQSSEQTLPTTTTADYHNSSRQLPPQHFDAVASDDSSSHNQLQRGAQNATNGTATSGHVRYDNLVKINLSVLSKNDVRVLQRKLTRELEQVRGLLKKFDAKEGRFSGGYSNSRVLGNEDVDRCGGSLVRMNSDVGSVGLPSSRPFHGLSVSVEENDRSNNGNGGGNGSEFVEKEKRTPKANQYYKNSDFVLGKEKLKPVENKKKMKPNVGKNNVRQVGDGVASEKLSSRMFKSCSNLLGKLMKHKFGWVFNKPVDVKGLGLHDYYSIVKHPMDLGTVKTRLNKNWYKSPREFAEDVRLTFSNAMLYNPKGQDVHVMADTLSGLFEEKWAAIGSESNLNRRFERSHDYSLPTPTSRRIPAPAPAPAPIQSHGPPALAHSSLPLEARTLERSESMTMPVDPKSRDVDLTPSDRIGVPKKSKIKDPEKRDMTYEEKQRLSVDLQNLPSEELDSIVQIIKRRNAALFQQEDEIEVDIDSVDPETLWELDRFVTNYKKSLSKIQKNAEVALQANTEDDHNIQETNLEPPANKVSKVAETAERIVPTSPPIHGKRQQNEESGSSSSSSSSSDSGSSSSGSDSDNSS, encoded by the exons ATGGCTACAGGGAAAACTGAAGGTGAAGAATCAAAGAACGACAACAAAGTTTATACCAGGAAAACCCACAACAAGCCCAAAAATCCCTCTTTTTTCCCTCACCAATCTTCTGAGCAAACTCTACCCACCACTACTACAGCTGATTATCACAACTCCTCTCGGCAGCTGCCACCCCAACACTTCGATGCCGTGGCGTCAGATGATTCGTCTAGCCATAATCAGTTGCAGCGGGGTGCACAAAATGCTACCAACGGGACTGCAACTTCTGGGCATGTAAGATATGACAACCTTGTTAAGATTAACTTGAGTGTTCTGTCCAAGAACGATGTTAGAGTTTTGCAGAGGAAGTTAACTAGAGAACTTGAGCAAGTTAGGGGTTTACTTAAGAAATTTGATGCTAAAGAAGGTAGGTTTAGTGGTGGTTATTCGAATTCGCGGGTCTTAGGGAATGAGGATGTTGATAGATGTGGTGGAAGTTTAGTTAGAATGAACTCGGATGTCGGTTCTGTGGGATTGCCTAGTTCAAGGCCTTTTCATGGATTATCTGTGTCAGTGGAAGAGAATGATCGGAGTAACAATGGCAATGGTGGTGGGAATGGGAGTGAGTTTGTGGAGAAAGAGAAGAGAACCCCAAAAGCTAATCAGTATTATAAGAACTCGGACTTTGTTTTAGGGAAGGAGAAGTTGAAGCCTGTAGAGAATAAGAAGAAGATGAAACCAAATGTTGGGAAGAATAATGTGAGACAAGTGGGAGATGGGGTTGCATCAGAGAAGTTATCAAGTCGGATGTTTAAGAGTTGTAGTAATTTGTTAGGGAAGTTAATGAAGCATAAGTTTGGTTGGGTTTTTAATAAACCGGTGGATGTGAAGGGGCTTGGGTTGCATGATTATTATTCAATTGTTAAGCATCCTATGGATTTGGGTACGGTGAAGACTAGGTTGAACAAGAATTGGTACAAGTCACCTAGGGAGTTTGCGGAGGATGTGAGACTAACTTTCAGTAATGCAATGCTGTATAACCCGAAAGGACAGGATGTGCATGTTATGGCAGATACATTGTCAGGGCTATTTGAAGAAAAATGGGCAGCTATAGGGTCTGAGTCTAACCTTAATAGGAGGTTTGAAAGGAGTCATGATTACAGTTTGCCAACTCCCACTTCAAGGAGAATTCCAGCTCCAGCTCCAGCTCCAGCACCAATTCAATCTCATGGCCCTCCTGCTCTAGCTCATTCATCACTACCATTAGAAGCTAGGACTCTTGAGAGGTCAGAATCCATGACAATGCCTGTTGACCCCAAATCAAGAGATGTGGACTTGACTCCTAGTGATAGGATTGGAGTAccaaagaaatccaagataaaggATCCTGAGAAGAgggatatgacttatgaggagAAGCAGAGACTCAGTGTAGACCTTCAGAACTTGCCTTCAGAGGAACTTGATAGCATTGTCCAGATTATTAAGAGGAGGAATGCGGCACTTTTTCAGCAAGAAGATGAGATTGAGGTGGATATCGATAGTGTTGATCCAGAAACGCTTTGGGAACTAGATAGATTTGTGACTAACTATAAAAAGAGTTTGAGCAAAATCCAGAAAAATGCTGAAGTTGCTCTTCAAGCAAATACTGAAGATGACCATAATATTCAGGAGACT AATCTGGAACCACCTGCTAATAAGGTATCAAAAGTAGCCGAAACAG CGGAGAGGATTGTTCCTACATCACCTCCTATTCATGGAAAAAGGCAACAAAATGAAGAGAGTGGATCAAGTAGTTCAAGCAGTTCTAGCAGTGACTCTGGATCTTCATCAAGTG GTTCTGACAGTGATAATTCATCTTGA